Within the Barnesiella intestinihominis YIT 11860 genome, the region AGTGACGAAGACTTGCGTATCGCATTTGAGTGCGGCGCCGATATGGTGACGGGAGGAAGTATCGCTGTGAAGAATCGTAGTTTGTTCCTCCAATGGCTCGATCGGTATGGCAAAGAGCATATAATTTTGGGTGCAGATACCCGAGACGGGAAAATATCAATAAACGGGTGGCTCGAAGAATCGGAGTGGGAATTGATTCCGTATGTCCGCGAATATGCTCAGGCGGGTGTTTATAAAGTAATAACGACAGATATAAGCCGAGATGGTATGTTGGAGGGCTGTGCCGTGAATTTGTATGAATCCATGCTGTCGGAGATTCCCGAAATTTACCTAATTGCGAGCGGAGGAGTCGCTTCGTGGAACGACATAGAGTCGTTGCAATC harbors:
- the hisA gene encoding 1-(5-phosphoribosyl)-5-[(5-phosphoribosylamino)methylideneamino]imidazole-4-carboxamide isomerase; translated protein: MIELIPAIDIMNGRCVRLSRGDYSCRKVYDENPLEVAKAFQDNGLNRLHLVDLDGAKADHVVNYRTLEQIATHTTLSVDFGGGIKSDEDLRIAFECGADMVTGGSIAVKNRSLFLQWLDRYGKEHIILGADTRDGKISINGWLEESEWELIPYVREYAQAGVYKVITTDISRDGMLEGCAVNLYESMLSEIPEIYLIASGGVASWNDIESLQSIGVPAVILGKSIYEGKILLSEISRFVAKNQSYVG